The following coding sequences are from one Sesamum indicum cultivar Zhongzhi No. 13 linkage group LG11, S_indicum_v1.0, whole genome shotgun sequence window:
- the LOC105173951 gene encoding ubiquitin carboxyl-terminal hydrolase 12 isoform X5 — protein sequence MTMMTPQPLDQQEDEEMLVPHSDLVEGPQPLVEGPQPMEVASADNAGTVENQASDEPQASRFTWTIENFSRLNMKKLYSDVFVVGGYKWRVLIFPKGNNVDYLSMYLDVADSSSLPYGWSRYAQFSLAVVNQINSKYTMKKDTQHQFNQRESDWGFTSFMPLSELYDPNKGYLVNDTCVVEADVAVRKVIDYWTYDSKKETGYVGLKNQGATCYMNSLLQTLYHIPYFRKAVYHMPTTENDNPTGSIPLALQSLFYKLQYHDTSVATKELTKSFGWDTYDSFMQHDVQELNRVLCEKLEDKMKGTVVEGTIQKLFEGHHMNYIECINVDFKSTRKESFYDLQLDVKGCKDVYASFDKYVEVERLEGDNKYHAEEHGLQDAKKGVLFIDFPPVLQLQLKRFEYDFMRDTMVKINDRYEFPLELDLDRDNGKYLSPEADRSVRNLYMLHSVLVHSGGVHGGHYYAFIRPTLSDQWYKFDDERVTKEDVKRALEEQYGGEEELPQTNPGYNNTPFKFTKYSNAYMLVYIRVSDKDKIICDVDEKDIAEHLRIRLKKEQEEKEDKRRYKAQAHLYTIIKVARDEDLREQIGKDIYFDLVDHDKVRNFRIQKQMPFNLFKEEVAKEFGIPVQFQRFWIWAKRQNHTYRPNRPLTPQEEAQTVGALREVSNKAHNAELKLFLEVEYGLDLHPVPPPEKNKEDILLFFKLYDPEKEELRYVGRLFVKSSGKPIELIAKLNEMAGFTPDEEIELFEEIKFEPSVMCERLDKRASFRFSQIEDGDIICFQKQPPPEGEETVRFPDVPSFLEYVKNRQIVHFRALERPKEDDFCLELAKNHTYDDVVEKVAQRLGLDDPSKIRLTPHNCYSQQPKPNPIKYRSVDHLLDMLVHYNQISDILYYEVLDIPLPELQCLKTLKVAFHHATKDEAVILNIRLPKQSTVGDVLNEIKTKVELSHPSAELRLLEVFYHKIYKIFPLHEKIENINDQYWTLRAEEIPEEEKNLGPNDRLIHVYHFTKETAQNQQVQNFGEPFFLVIHEGETLADVKARIQKKLQVPDEEFSKWKFAFLSLGRPEYLEDSDIVSSRFQRRDVYGAWEQYLGLEHSDTTPKRAYAASQNRHTFEKPVKIYN from the exons ATGACGATGATGACTCCTCAGCCGTTGGAT CAACAGGAAGATGAAGAGATGCTGGTGCCGCACTCGGATTTAGTCGAAGGCCCTCAGCCTTTAGTTGAAGGGCCTCAGCCAATGGAAG TAGCGTCAGCAGACAATGCTGGAACTGTTGAGAACCAGGCAAGTGACGAGCCCCAAGCGTCACGTTTCACATGGACAATCGAGAACTTTTCGCGGTTGAATATGAAGAAGCTCTATTCTGATGTGTTCGTTGTTGGGGGTTATAAATG GCGGGTGCTTATTTTTCCGAAGGGCAATAATGTGGACTACTTGTCAATGTATTTAGATGTGGCTGATTCATCTAGCTTGCCATATGGCTGGAGTAGATATGCACAGTTTAGCTTGGCTGTagtcaatcaaatcaatagCAAATATACAATGAAAAAAG ACACACAGCACCAGTTCAATCAAAGGGAGAGCGATTGGGGCTTCACATCTTTCATGCCCCTCAGTGAGCTTTATGACCCCAACAAAGGATACCTTGTGAATGACACTTGCGTTGTTGAAGCTGATGTTGCTGTACGTAAGGTCATTGATTACTGGACATATGACTCAAAGAAGGAGACGGGCTACGTTGGACTTAAGAACCAGGGAGCAACTTGCTACATGAACTCTTTGCTCCAAACTTTGTACCATATTCCTTACTTCAGAAAG GCTGTATATCACATGCCAACAACAGAGAATGATAACCCCACAGGAAGCATCCCTTTGGCACTGcagagtttattttataagctccAGTATCATGATACGAGTGTTGCTACGAAGGAATTGACCAAATCATTTGGATGGGACACATATGACTCATTTATGCAACATGATGTTCAAGAACTTAATAGAGTTTTATGTGAAAAGCTTGAAGACAAGATGAAG GGAACAGTTGTTGAAGGGACTATACAGAAGTTGTTTGAAGGGCACCATATGAATTACATAGAATGCATCAATGTGGACTTCAAATCTACGAGAAAAGAATCATTTTACG ACCTTCAACTTGATGTAAAAGGTTGTAAGGATGTCTACGCTTCATTTGATAAGTATGTGGAAGTTGAACGTCTTGAAGGAGATAACAAATATCATGCTGAAGAACATGGTTTGCAG GATGCAAAGAAGGGTGTCTTGTTCATTGACTTTCCTCCAGTTCTCCAGCTTCAGTTAAAGCGGTTTGAGTACGATTTTATGAGAGATACGATGGTCAAG ATAAATGATCGGTACGAATTTCCATTGGAACTTGATCTAGACAGAGATAATGGGAAGTATTTGTCGCCAGAAGCAGATAGGAGCGTACGAAACCTCTACATGCTTCACAG TGTTTTGGTTCATAGTGGTGGGGTGCATGGTGGACATTATTATGCATTCATCAGGCCGACACTTTCTGATCAATG GTACAAGTTTGATGATGAGAGGGTTACTAAAGAAGATGTGAAGAGAGCATTAGAGGAGCAGTATGGTGGTGAGGAAGAG TTGCCACAGACAAATCCTGGCTACAACAACACTCCcttcaaatttacaaaatactCAAATGCATACATGCTTGTGTATATACGAGTTAGTGACAAGGATAAGATAATCTGTGATGTGGATGAGAAGGATATTGCGGAACATCTTCGG ATAAGACTgaagaaagaacaagaagaaaaggaggaCAAGAGAAGATATAAAGCTCAGGCCCACCTTTATACCATTATCAAG GTTGCTCGAGATGAGGATTTGAGGGAACAGATCggaaaagatatatattttgatcttgtAGATCATGATAAAGTCCGTAACTTCCGTATCCAGAAACAGATGCCTTTTAACCTTTTCAAG GAGGAGGTTGCCAAAGAATTTGGTATACCAGTTCAATTTCAGCGTTTCTGGATATGGGCAAAGAGACAGAACCATACATACCGTCCAAACCGGCCGTTGACACCCCAGGAGGAAGCACAAACT GTTGGAGCATTGAGGGAAGTTTCAAATAAGGCCCACAACGCGGAACTGAAGTTGTTTTTGGAAGTAGAGTATGGACTG GATTTACATCCAGTTCCTCCAccagaaaaaaataaggaagacATACTGCTGTTCTTTAAGCTTTATGATCCTGAGAAAGAAGAGCTTCG GTATGTTGGGAGGCTTTTTGTAAAAAGCTCTGGGAAGCCAATTGAGCTCATagcaaaattgaatgaaatggCTGGATTTACTCCTGATGAGGAGATTGAACTCTTTGAG gaaattaaatttgagccCTCTGTTATGTGTGAGCGCCTTGATAAAAGAGCTTCATTTCGGTTTAGTCAG ATCGAAGATGGGGATATTATTTGCTTCCAGAAACAGCCTCCACCTGAAGGTGAAGAGACTGTCCGATTTCCTGATGTTCCTTCATTTCTGGAGTATGTGAAGAACCGCCAG ATTGTTCATTTTCGAGCTTTGGAGAGACCCAAGGAGGATGACTTTTGCCTAGAATT AGCAAAGAATCACACTTACGATGATGTTGTGGAAAAAGTTGCCCAGCGCCTTGGCCTAGATGACCCCTCAAAAATTAGACTTACTCCTCATAATTGCTACTCACAGCAACCGAAGCCCAACCCCATTAAATATAGATCAGTTGATCATTTGCTAGACATGCTTGTCCATTACAATCAG ATTTCTGATATACTGTATTATGAAGTGTTGGACATTCCTCTTCCAGAGTTGCAGTGTCTTAAGACACTCAAAGTTGCCTTCCATCATGCTACCAAGGATGAG GCTGTAATTCTGAATATTAGATTACCAAAACAAAGCACTGTTGGAGATGTGCTCAacgaaattaaaacaaag GTAGAGTTGTCTCATCCAAGTGCTGAGCTTAGGTTGCTTGAAGTTTTCTATCACAAGATTTACAAG ATTTTTCCTCTCCATGAGAAGATTGAGAACATTAATGACCAGTACTGGACTCTGCGTGCTGAGGAG ATtccagaagaagaaaagaatctTGGGCCCAATGATCGCTTGATTCATGTTTACCATTTCACAAAGGAGACTGCTCAGAATCAA CAAGTCCAGAATTTCGGAGAACCATTCTTTTTGGTCATTCATGAAGGTGAAACATTAGCAGATGTGAAAGCACGCATTCAAAAAAAGTTACAGGTTCCAGATGAGGAGTTTTCTAAG TGGAAGTTTGCCTTTTTGTCATTGGGACGTCCAGAGTATCTTGAGGACTCTGACATAGTCTCCAGCCGTTTTCAG AGAAGAGATGTATATGGTGCTTGGGAGCAGTACCTGGGCCTGGAACACTCAGACACTACTCCTAAAAGGGCATATGCTGCAAGCCAG AACCGCCACACATTCGAGAAGCCAgtgaaaatatacaattaG
- the LOC105173951 gene encoding ubiquitin carboxyl-terminal hydrolase 12 isoform X6, which yields MTMMTPQPLDQQEDEEMLVPHSDLVEGPQPLVEGPQPMEDNAGTVENQASDEPQASRFTWTIENFSRLNMKKLYSDVFVVGGYKWRVLIFPKGNNVDYLSMYLDVADSSSLPYGWSRYAQFSLAVVNQINSKYTMKKDTQHQFNQRESDWGFTSFMPLSELYDPNKGYLVNDTCVVEADVAVRKVIDYWTYDSKKETGYVGLKNQGATCYMNSLLQTLYHIPYFRKAVYHMPTTENDNPTGSIPLALQSLFYKLQYHDTSVATKELTKSFGWDTYDSFMQHDVQELNRVLCEKLEDKMKGTVVEGTIQKLFEGHHMNYIECINVDFKSTRKESFYDLQLDVKGCKDVYASFDKYVEVERLEGDNKYHAEEHGLQDAKKGVLFIDFPPVLQLQLKRFEYDFMRDTMVKINDRYEFPLELDLDRDNGKYLSPEADRSVRNLYMLHSVLVHSGGVHGGHYYAFIRPTLSDQWYKFDDERVTKEDVKRALEEQYGGEEELPQTNPGYNNTPFKFTKYSNAYMLVYIRVSDKDKIICDVDEKDIAEHLRIRLKKEQEEKEDKRRYKAQAHLYTIIKVARDEDLREQIGKDIYFDLVDHDKVRNFRIQKQMPFNLFKEEVAKEFGIPVQFQRFWIWAKRQNHTYRPNRPLTPQEEAQTVGALREVSNKAHNAELKLFLEVEYGLDLHPVPPPEKNKEDILLFFKLYDPEKEELRYVGRLFVKSSGKPIELIAKLNEMAGFTPDEEIELFEEIKFEPSVMCERLDKRASFRFSQIEDGDIICFQKQPPPEGEETVRFPDVPSFLEYVKNRQIVHFRALERPKEDDFCLELAKNHTYDDVVEKVAQRLGLDDPSKIRLTPHNCYSQQPKPNPIKYRSVDHLLDMLVHYNQISDILYYEVLDIPLPELQCLKTLKVAFHHATKDEAVILNIRLPKQSTVGDVLNEIKTKVELSHPSAELRLLEVFYHKIYKIFPLHEKIENINDQYWTLRAEEIPEEEKNLGPNDRLIHVYHFTKETAQNQVQVQNFGEPFFLVIHEGETLADVKARIQKKLQVPDEEFSKWKFAFLSLGRPEYLEDSDIVSSRFQRRDVYGAWEQYLGLEHSDTTPKRAYAASQNRHTFEKPVKIYN from the exons ATGACGATGATGACTCCTCAGCCGTTGGAT CAACAGGAAGATGAAGAGATGCTGGTGCCGCACTCGGATTTAGTCGAAGGCCCTCAGCCTTTAGTTGAAGGGCCTCAGCCAATGGAAG ACAATGCTGGAACTGTTGAGAACCAGGCAAGTGACGAGCCCCAAGCGTCACGTTTCACATGGACAATCGAGAACTTTTCGCGGTTGAATATGAAGAAGCTCTATTCTGATGTGTTCGTTGTTGGGGGTTATAAATG GCGGGTGCTTATTTTTCCGAAGGGCAATAATGTGGACTACTTGTCAATGTATTTAGATGTGGCTGATTCATCTAGCTTGCCATATGGCTGGAGTAGATATGCACAGTTTAGCTTGGCTGTagtcaatcaaatcaatagCAAATATACAATGAAAAAAG ACACACAGCACCAGTTCAATCAAAGGGAGAGCGATTGGGGCTTCACATCTTTCATGCCCCTCAGTGAGCTTTATGACCCCAACAAAGGATACCTTGTGAATGACACTTGCGTTGTTGAAGCTGATGTTGCTGTACGTAAGGTCATTGATTACTGGACATATGACTCAAAGAAGGAGACGGGCTACGTTGGACTTAAGAACCAGGGAGCAACTTGCTACATGAACTCTTTGCTCCAAACTTTGTACCATATTCCTTACTTCAGAAAG GCTGTATATCACATGCCAACAACAGAGAATGATAACCCCACAGGAAGCATCCCTTTGGCACTGcagagtttattttataagctccAGTATCATGATACGAGTGTTGCTACGAAGGAATTGACCAAATCATTTGGATGGGACACATATGACTCATTTATGCAACATGATGTTCAAGAACTTAATAGAGTTTTATGTGAAAAGCTTGAAGACAAGATGAAG GGAACAGTTGTTGAAGGGACTATACAGAAGTTGTTTGAAGGGCACCATATGAATTACATAGAATGCATCAATGTGGACTTCAAATCTACGAGAAAAGAATCATTTTACG ACCTTCAACTTGATGTAAAAGGTTGTAAGGATGTCTACGCTTCATTTGATAAGTATGTGGAAGTTGAACGTCTTGAAGGAGATAACAAATATCATGCTGAAGAACATGGTTTGCAG GATGCAAAGAAGGGTGTCTTGTTCATTGACTTTCCTCCAGTTCTCCAGCTTCAGTTAAAGCGGTTTGAGTACGATTTTATGAGAGATACGATGGTCAAG ATAAATGATCGGTACGAATTTCCATTGGAACTTGATCTAGACAGAGATAATGGGAAGTATTTGTCGCCAGAAGCAGATAGGAGCGTACGAAACCTCTACATGCTTCACAG TGTTTTGGTTCATAGTGGTGGGGTGCATGGTGGACATTATTATGCATTCATCAGGCCGACACTTTCTGATCAATG GTACAAGTTTGATGATGAGAGGGTTACTAAAGAAGATGTGAAGAGAGCATTAGAGGAGCAGTATGGTGGTGAGGAAGAG TTGCCACAGACAAATCCTGGCTACAACAACACTCCcttcaaatttacaaaatactCAAATGCATACATGCTTGTGTATATACGAGTTAGTGACAAGGATAAGATAATCTGTGATGTGGATGAGAAGGATATTGCGGAACATCTTCGG ATAAGACTgaagaaagaacaagaagaaaaggaggaCAAGAGAAGATATAAAGCTCAGGCCCACCTTTATACCATTATCAAG GTTGCTCGAGATGAGGATTTGAGGGAACAGATCggaaaagatatatattttgatcttgtAGATCATGATAAAGTCCGTAACTTCCGTATCCAGAAACAGATGCCTTTTAACCTTTTCAAG GAGGAGGTTGCCAAAGAATTTGGTATACCAGTTCAATTTCAGCGTTTCTGGATATGGGCAAAGAGACAGAACCATACATACCGTCCAAACCGGCCGTTGACACCCCAGGAGGAAGCACAAACT GTTGGAGCATTGAGGGAAGTTTCAAATAAGGCCCACAACGCGGAACTGAAGTTGTTTTTGGAAGTAGAGTATGGACTG GATTTACATCCAGTTCCTCCAccagaaaaaaataaggaagacATACTGCTGTTCTTTAAGCTTTATGATCCTGAGAAAGAAGAGCTTCG GTATGTTGGGAGGCTTTTTGTAAAAAGCTCTGGGAAGCCAATTGAGCTCATagcaaaattgaatgaaatggCTGGATTTACTCCTGATGAGGAGATTGAACTCTTTGAG gaaattaaatttgagccCTCTGTTATGTGTGAGCGCCTTGATAAAAGAGCTTCATTTCGGTTTAGTCAG ATCGAAGATGGGGATATTATTTGCTTCCAGAAACAGCCTCCACCTGAAGGTGAAGAGACTGTCCGATTTCCTGATGTTCCTTCATTTCTGGAGTATGTGAAGAACCGCCAG ATTGTTCATTTTCGAGCTTTGGAGAGACCCAAGGAGGATGACTTTTGCCTAGAATT AGCAAAGAATCACACTTACGATGATGTTGTGGAAAAAGTTGCCCAGCGCCTTGGCCTAGATGACCCCTCAAAAATTAGACTTACTCCTCATAATTGCTACTCACAGCAACCGAAGCCCAACCCCATTAAATATAGATCAGTTGATCATTTGCTAGACATGCTTGTCCATTACAATCAG ATTTCTGATATACTGTATTATGAAGTGTTGGACATTCCTCTTCCAGAGTTGCAGTGTCTTAAGACACTCAAAGTTGCCTTCCATCATGCTACCAAGGATGAG GCTGTAATTCTGAATATTAGATTACCAAAACAAAGCACTGTTGGAGATGTGCTCAacgaaattaaaacaaag GTAGAGTTGTCTCATCCAAGTGCTGAGCTTAGGTTGCTTGAAGTTTTCTATCACAAGATTTACAAG ATTTTTCCTCTCCATGAGAAGATTGAGAACATTAATGACCAGTACTGGACTCTGCGTGCTGAGGAG ATtccagaagaagaaaagaatctTGGGCCCAATGATCGCTTGATTCATGTTTACCATTTCACAAAGGAGACTGCTCAGAATCAAGTG CAAGTCCAGAATTTCGGAGAACCATTCTTTTTGGTCATTCATGAAGGTGAAACATTAGCAGATGTGAAAGCACGCATTCAAAAAAAGTTACAGGTTCCAGATGAGGAGTTTTCTAAG TGGAAGTTTGCCTTTTTGTCATTGGGACGTCCAGAGTATCTTGAGGACTCTGACATAGTCTCCAGCCGTTTTCAG AGAAGAGATGTATATGGTGCTTGGGAGCAGTACCTGGGCCTGGAACACTCAGACACTACTCCTAAAAGGGCATATGCTGCAAGCCAG AACCGCCACACATTCGAGAAGCCAgtgaaaatatacaattaG
- the LOC105173951 gene encoding ubiquitin carboxyl-terminal hydrolase 12 isoform X7 — translation MTMMTPQPLDQQEDEEMLVPHSDLVEGPQPLVEGPQPMEDNAGTVENQASDEPQASRFTWTIENFSRLNMKKLYSDVFVVGGYKWRVLIFPKGNNVDYLSMYLDVADSSSLPYGWSRYAQFSLAVVNQINSKYTMKKDTQHQFNQRESDWGFTSFMPLSELYDPNKGYLVNDTCVVEADVAVRKVIDYWTYDSKKETGYVGLKNQGATCYMNSLLQTLYHIPYFRKAVYHMPTTENDNPTGSIPLALQSLFYKLQYHDTSVATKELTKSFGWDTYDSFMQHDVQELNRVLCEKLEDKMKGTVVEGTIQKLFEGHHMNYIECINVDFKSTRKESFYDLQLDVKGCKDVYASFDKYVEVERLEGDNKYHAEEHGLQDAKKGVLFIDFPPVLQLQLKRFEYDFMRDTMVKINDRYEFPLELDLDRDNGKYLSPEADRSVRNLYMLHSVLVHSGGVHGGHYYAFIRPTLSDQWYKFDDERVTKEDVKRALEEQYGGEEELPQTNPGYNNTPFKFTKYSNAYMLVYIRVSDKDKIICDVDEKDIAEHLRIRLKKEQEEKEDKRRYKAQAHLYTIIKVARDEDLREQIGKDIYFDLVDHDKVRNFRIQKQMPFNLFKEEVAKEFGIPVQFQRFWIWAKRQNHTYRPNRPLTPQEEAQTVGALREVSNKAHNAELKLFLEVEYGLDLHPVPPPEKNKEDILLFFKLYDPEKEELRYVGRLFVKSSGKPIELIAKLNEMAGFTPDEEIELFEEIKFEPSVMCERLDKRASFRFSQIEDGDIICFQKQPPPEGEETVRFPDVPSFLEYVKNRQIVHFRALERPKEDDFCLELAKNHTYDDVVEKVAQRLGLDDPSKIRLTPHNCYSQQPKPNPIKYRSVDHLLDMLVHYNQISDILYYEVLDIPLPELQCLKTLKVAFHHATKDEAVILNIRLPKQSTVGDVLNEIKTKVELSHPSAELRLLEVFYHKIYKIFPLHEKIENINDQYWTLRAEEIPEEEKNLGPNDRLIHVYHFTKETAQNQQVQNFGEPFFLVIHEGETLADVKARIQKKLQVPDEEFSKWKFAFLSLGRPEYLEDSDIVSSRFQRRDVYGAWEQYLGLEHSDTTPKRAYAASQNRHTFEKPVKIYN, via the exons ATGACGATGATGACTCCTCAGCCGTTGGAT CAACAGGAAGATGAAGAGATGCTGGTGCCGCACTCGGATTTAGTCGAAGGCCCTCAGCCTTTAGTTGAAGGGCCTCAGCCAATGGAAG ACAATGCTGGAACTGTTGAGAACCAGGCAAGTGACGAGCCCCAAGCGTCACGTTTCACATGGACAATCGAGAACTTTTCGCGGTTGAATATGAAGAAGCTCTATTCTGATGTGTTCGTTGTTGGGGGTTATAAATG GCGGGTGCTTATTTTTCCGAAGGGCAATAATGTGGACTACTTGTCAATGTATTTAGATGTGGCTGATTCATCTAGCTTGCCATATGGCTGGAGTAGATATGCACAGTTTAGCTTGGCTGTagtcaatcaaatcaatagCAAATATACAATGAAAAAAG ACACACAGCACCAGTTCAATCAAAGGGAGAGCGATTGGGGCTTCACATCTTTCATGCCCCTCAGTGAGCTTTATGACCCCAACAAAGGATACCTTGTGAATGACACTTGCGTTGTTGAAGCTGATGTTGCTGTACGTAAGGTCATTGATTACTGGACATATGACTCAAAGAAGGAGACGGGCTACGTTGGACTTAAGAACCAGGGAGCAACTTGCTACATGAACTCTTTGCTCCAAACTTTGTACCATATTCCTTACTTCAGAAAG GCTGTATATCACATGCCAACAACAGAGAATGATAACCCCACAGGAAGCATCCCTTTGGCACTGcagagtttattttataagctccAGTATCATGATACGAGTGTTGCTACGAAGGAATTGACCAAATCATTTGGATGGGACACATATGACTCATTTATGCAACATGATGTTCAAGAACTTAATAGAGTTTTATGTGAAAAGCTTGAAGACAAGATGAAG GGAACAGTTGTTGAAGGGACTATACAGAAGTTGTTTGAAGGGCACCATATGAATTACATAGAATGCATCAATGTGGACTTCAAATCTACGAGAAAAGAATCATTTTACG ACCTTCAACTTGATGTAAAAGGTTGTAAGGATGTCTACGCTTCATTTGATAAGTATGTGGAAGTTGAACGTCTTGAAGGAGATAACAAATATCATGCTGAAGAACATGGTTTGCAG GATGCAAAGAAGGGTGTCTTGTTCATTGACTTTCCTCCAGTTCTCCAGCTTCAGTTAAAGCGGTTTGAGTACGATTTTATGAGAGATACGATGGTCAAG ATAAATGATCGGTACGAATTTCCATTGGAACTTGATCTAGACAGAGATAATGGGAAGTATTTGTCGCCAGAAGCAGATAGGAGCGTACGAAACCTCTACATGCTTCACAG TGTTTTGGTTCATAGTGGTGGGGTGCATGGTGGACATTATTATGCATTCATCAGGCCGACACTTTCTGATCAATG GTACAAGTTTGATGATGAGAGGGTTACTAAAGAAGATGTGAAGAGAGCATTAGAGGAGCAGTATGGTGGTGAGGAAGAG TTGCCACAGACAAATCCTGGCTACAACAACACTCCcttcaaatttacaaaatactCAAATGCATACATGCTTGTGTATATACGAGTTAGTGACAAGGATAAGATAATCTGTGATGTGGATGAGAAGGATATTGCGGAACATCTTCGG ATAAGACTgaagaaagaacaagaagaaaaggaggaCAAGAGAAGATATAAAGCTCAGGCCCACCTTTATACCATTATCAAG GTTGCTCGAGATGAGGATTTGAGGGAACAGATCggaaaagatatatattttgatcttgtAGATCATGATAAAGTCCGTAACTTCCGTATCCAGAAACAGATGCCTTTTAACCTTTTCAAG GAGGAGGTTGCCAAAGAATTTGGTATACCAGTTCAATTTCAGCGTTTCTGGATATGGGCAAAGAGACAGAACCATACATACCGTCCAAACCGGCCGTTGACACCCCAGGAGGAAGCACAAACT GTTGGAGCATTGAGGGAAGTTTCAAATAAGGCCCACAACGCGGAACTGAAGTTGTTTTTGGAAGTAGAGTATGGACTG GATTTACATCCAGTTCCTCCAccagaaaaaaataaggaagacATACTGCTGTTCTTTAAGCTTTATGATCCTGAGAAAGAAGAGCTTCG GTATGTTGGGAGGCTTTTTGTAAAAAGCTCTGGGAAGCCAATTGAGCTCATagcaaaattgaatgaaatggCTGGATTTACTCCTGATGAGGAGATTGAACTCTTTGAG gaaattaaatttgagccCTCTGTTATGTGTGAGCGCCTTGATAAAAGAGCTTCATTTCGGTTTAGTCAG ATCGAAGATGGGGATATTATTTGCTTCCAGAAACAGCCTCCACCTGAAGGTGAAGAGACTGTCCGATTTCCTGATGTTCCTTCATTTCTGGAGTATGTGAAGAACCGCCAG ATTGTTCATTTTCGAGCTTTGGAGAGACCCAAGGAGGATGACTTTTGCCTAGAATT AGCAAAGAATCACACTTACGATGATGTTGTGGAAAAAGTTGCCCAGCGCCTTGGCCTAGATGACCCCTCAAAAATTAGACTTACTCCTCATAATTGCTACTCACAGCAACCGAAGCCCAACCCCATTAAATATAGATCAGTTGATCATTTGCTAGACATGCTTGTCCATTACAATCAG ATTTCTGATATACTGTATTATGAAGTGTTGGACATTCCTCTTCCAGAGTTGCAGTGTCTTAAGACACTCAAAGTTGCCTTCCATCATGCTACCAAGGATGAG GCTGTAATTCTGAATATTAGATTACCAAAACAAAGCACTGTTGGAGATGTGCTCAacgaaattaaaacaaag GTAGAGTTGTCTCATCCAAGTGCTGAGCTTAGGTTGCTTGAAGTTTTCTATCACAAGATTTACAAG ATTTTTCCTCTCCATGAGAAGATTGAGAACATTAATGACCAGTACTGGACTCTGCGTGCTGAGGAG ATtccagaagaagaaaagaatctTGGGCCCAATGATCGCTTGATTCATGTTTACCATTTCACAAAGGAGACTGCTCAGAATCAA CAAGTCCAGAATTTCGGAGAACCATTCTTTTTGGTCATTCATGAAGGTGAAACATTAGCAGATGTGAAAGCACGCATTCAAAAAAAGTTACAGGTTCCAGATGAGGAGTTTTCTAAG TGGAAGTTTGCCTTTTTGTCATTGGGACGTCCAGAGTATCTTGAGGACTCTGACATAGTCTCCAGCCGTTTTCAG AGAAGAGATGTATATGGTGCTTGGGAGCAGTACCTGGGCCTGGAACACTCAGACACTACTCCTAAAAGGGCATATGCTGCAAGCCAG AACCGCCACACATTCGAGAAGCCAgtgaaaatatacaattaG